Within Bacillus sp. FJAT-45350, the genomic segment CGATTCTTTCCAATACATCTCGTACTTGCTTCTGCTTTTGTACAAGCTGAGCTTCATAGCTCAGATGCTGTAATTGACAGCCACCGCACTGCTGATAGATTGGGCATGGTGGCTCCGTTCGATCGGTACTCATCTCGCTATATTCCATCACTCTACCAAAGCCGTAGCCCTTTTTTATTTTTACAACTTTGACCTTTGCCTTTTCACCAGGTAACGCTTTAGGAATAAACAGCGTAAATCCGTTCACCTTCGCAACCCCAGCCCCATCATGGGTTAAGTCCTCTATTGTAACTTCAACTATTTGATTTTTTTCTACAGGAGTTCCTTGTTTACTCATTTTTCTCTTCCTTTATACGTCCGTCATTTGCTTACATGATTTTAGCACATTTTTTACTTAGAATAAAATCTTCATTAGACTCTTACCTATAGAGTGCATAAAAAATAGGAGTACAAATCATTTCTGTTGATTCGCATCCCTATCTAATCAATTCATTTAGTTATTTCTTGACTGGAGCTAACATTTGAAAATGTTGATACAAATTAACAAATTCGACTGGTAGCATACCACCGTACTCACCATCTAAATTAAGCTGCATGTTTCCTTCCACAAAAACTTTAATTCTGTTTGCTTGTACATATTTCATCTTTGGATGACCAATATGTTCTCCGCGTAAAGCCTGACTGCCGATACGCACAAACTCAGGGAAGGACATTTTTTCAATAATTATTAAATCAAACATTCCATCTTCTAAATCCGCTTTAGGAGCTAACTTCTCAAAGCCTCCAACAGAATTTGTATTACAAACTAAGAAGAGCATTATTTCTCCCTCATAAAGCTTACCATCATACTCAATACGGACGTTTGTTGGTGAAATTGAAGGGAGCTTTTCTAGCCCCTTTACATAATAGGCGACTTGTCCCATCATTGTTTTGAGCCTACTTGGAACTTCGTATGTTAACTCTGTTAACGTACCACCAGCAGCTATATTCACAAAATATTGTTCTCCTGCCTTACCTATATCAATTGGTCTTGTCTGACCATCACATAATATATCACATGCTGCTTCTATATCTCTTGGAATACCGAGGGCTCTTGCAAAATCATTCGTTGTGCCTGCAGGGATTAATCCCAGAGTTGGTCTATACTCCTGTTCTGCTAATCCATTAACAACTTCGAAAATTGTACCATCTCCCCCAGCAGCAATAACCACATCATACTGTCTCTCTACTGCTATTCTAGCTGCTTTTTTGGCGCATCCTTCCCCTGTTGTTGCATGTGCACTAGCTTCATACCCTACACTTTCTAATCGCTCAAGTACGTAAGGTAATTGCTTCCTCATATACTCTCTTCCAGCGGAAGGATTATAAATGATTCTAACTCTCTTCATTTCGATCCCCTACTTTATAATAAAATGTATCCCATGTATTTACATAGCCGATATTTTTAATTATTGTATCGTAATTAGCTAACCTAGTACAATCTTTGAATTATAATTTGTTGAAAATTGTCAGTTTACTACAGTCTTGATTTGTACAACCTCTTATTTCAATATATCAATTTTTCTTCTGATTATGATACTTTTTTCGATTGTATCATCATTTCCTTTTATTTGAATATAGTTATATTGATGATTTTTTTAAGGAGGAACTAATGTGCAAATTTATGTTGTTCAGCAAGGAGACTCTATTTGGGGAATTTCACAGGCCTATAATATCTCACCTGAGCTATTAATTGAAGCAAACCAACTTCCTGACCCAACTCAACTCGTCTTAGGGCAGGCACTCGTTATCCCTATTTGGGGGAGATTTCATTGGGTCCAGTCAGGGCAGACATTAGAAGATATAAGCAGACAATATGGTGTATCTGTTCAGGAACTCGTTACTATTAATCAAATAGCCGATCCTGGATTAATATCACCTGGATTACGTTTATATATCCCTCAGCAAGAGCGAGTACCAATTGATGTTGGGGCTTATGTTGATTTAAATATTACAGGTCCTGAATCACCAGCGGCAGTTGAAGCAGTTGGCGAATACTTAACCTATTTGCAAATCTTCAGCTATGAATTGAATGAAGACGGTTCCTTAACTCCCATTGAAGACCAACAAATAATTAATACTGCCTATGAAAATCAAGTTGTTCCCCTTATGGTTATCACAAATATTGATGAGGGGCAATTTAGCACTGATTTAGTTACTACTGTCTTAGAAAGTGAACAACTACAAGAACGACTTCTTAATGAAGCCATTGCCGTTATGAATCAAAGGGGTTATTTAGGTCTCGATTTTGATTTAGAATATCTTGGAGAAGTAAATCGAGAGCGCTACAATGAGCTCATGAGAAAAGCACAAGTCCGTTTAGATGAAAGAGGCTACTTTCTCTCTAGTGCTCTTGCTCCAAAGGTTCGAGCTGATATGCCTGGTGTCTTATATGAAGGCCATGATTATGCAGCGCACGGTGAATATGCAGATTTTGTTTTCTTTATGACGTATGAATGGGGTTGGACTGGTGGTCCACCAATGGCGGTTGCCCCTCTTCCACAAGTACGAGAGGTTATTGAATATGCTGCATCAGAGGTTCCAAATGATAAAATCATGATGGGTATTCCATTATATGGATATGACTGGACACTCCCCTTTGAACCAGGTGTAACTAGAGCACGTGCTATTGACCATCAAGAAGCAATTGAGCTTGCTCTCACTTATAATGCAGATATCGAGTATGATCCTGTAGCCCAGTCACCTCATTTTAACTATGTAGATGAAGAAGGCCTTGAACATGAGGTTTGGTTTGAAGATGCGCGAAGTATGCAGGCAAAATTTGATTTAGTGAAAGAGCTTGGCTTACGAGGCTTTTATTATTGGGTACTTGGCTGGGAATTCCCACAAAACTGGCTGCTTATAGAGGATAACTTTATTGTAAATAAAAGAGTGTAACCATCAAGATGATCAATACCATCTGGTTACACTCAAAGTAATATAGGTAGCCGCTTCCTTTTTTAGAATATTTTTTAAGGGAGCGGTACACTTATATTTTTAAAAAGATAAAGCAAATACCCCAAATAATAAGGTAGAAATGATTACAATGACTAAACCTATTACTGTTTCATACGGTAGTAGCTTGAAACGCTCTACCATACCCATATTCACACTCCCTCTTGTAATATGAAAATACGTACCATGAGGCAAATGATCGAGTACTGTTGCCCCAGCATGAACCATAGCCGCTCCAGCGAGTGCCTGAATCCCTAATTCTAAAATAATAGGAGCGAACACATTTCCCGCCACCGCAGTAGCAGCTGCCGTTGACCCTGTTGCTGCTGACATTGTCACCCCAGCAATTGGAGCCAATGCATAGGCTGGTAATCCCATTGAATCAATTGCAGACAAAATTACATCAATAATTGCAGAATGTGCTATGACTCCTGCTAGAGTACCGGTCCCAATAAGCAATATTGCTACACCTGACATTTTTTCTAATCCAGACGTAGCATAGCGATTAATTTCTCTTCCCTTTTTCATAATGATCGCCCCTACTATTCCTCCAATGGGCAGCGCAAATAAAGGATCAATAAACCAACCAAAAAGAGGCTGAAGTAGTAAAAGGAAAATAGCAAAAGCTGGGCCAGACAACGATGCTCCTAAAGAAGGCAATTCAGTCTCTTGTTGTTGTTCAGGTACATCGACATCAGAAATTGAGCTTCCTTTGTTTACTAACTTTTTTGCAATTAAATATGTAATAGCTGCTCCACCTAATGCGGGAATAACTCCTGCAACCATGACTGATGTTAACGGTACTTGAAAGGCTTCCGCTGCTGCAATCGTATTCGGATTGGGTGAGATGATGTTTCCAGCCTTTCCCCCACCTGAAATCGCTAAAAGTACAGCAAACTTCGACATATTTGCCCGCTTAGCAATTGCTAAAGCTATTGGGGCTACCGTTAATACAGCTACTCCTATAAAGACACCTACGCCAGTTAAAATCATCGTAGCACCAGTAATCGCAAGAAGTGCCTTCGTTTCTCCTAACCCGTTAACTATCGATTCTGCAATTCTCTTAGCAGCACCAGATTCTATCAATACACCTGCTAGAACACCTGCAGCAAGTACACGAAGTACAACCCCTGTCATTCCTTGTGCACCTTGTATCATTACTTGGACTGTTTCTGGAATTGGCAGTCCTCCAATTAAGCCGCCAACTAGTGCGCCTAGCATCATGGCATATGGTGGATTCACATGCTTAATAATTAAGATAATCGTTAAAGTGAGTCCAATAAGTGTTCCAAATGAACTGATTTGTATGTCCATATCAATCCCCTATTTCTTCTATTATGTTATATCTGCTATCTCAGCATTAGTAATATCTTGGAGAGACTGAACCGATAATTCAATTTGCAAGCCTATCTTACCTCCACTTACTATGATATTCGAAAGCTCGTTTGCTGCGTTATCAATGTATGTGGGGTATAGCTTTTTCATTCCAATCGGAGAACAACCGCCACGTATATAACCAGTCAAAGCTAGAATATCCTTTACAGGGACCATCTCTACTTTCTTTTCCCCTGAAGACTTTGCAGCTTTTTTCAAATTTAGTTCAGCTTCGACAGGTATAACATACACATTAATTGAATTGCTGCTTCCTTTAGCAACAAGTGTTTTATAAACGATAGACGGATCTCTTTCTACTTTTTTAGCAACTGATACACCATCTATCAATCCATCATCATGGGAGTAAGTTAATATATGATAATCAATCTTCTTTGAATCTAACATTCGCATAGCATTTGTTTTTACCTTTGACAATGTCAACCTCCCTTTCTCTTTTAACTGTTATCATTAATAAAAAAGTAGTAGAATTACATTAAGTTACCAACTAAAAAAGTAATTAAATGACAGAAGAACACTAGTGTACAGTAAGACGCTTATCGCGAAAGTAGGAAAATGTGACTCATGTTCATTTGGTAATTCATTTTTTAACACATTTAATATCATTGCCCCAGACAGAAAAGAGTAAATTACTGAATTCACTACTAGAGATAACTCTATAATTGCCCCTATTAAGCAACCTACTATTACACTTACTGAAAGAATAT encodes:
- a CDS encoding diacylglycerol kinase, whose protein sequence is MKRVRIIYNPSAGREYMRKQLPYVLERLESVGYEASAHATTGEGCAKKAARIAVERQYDVVIAAGGDGTIFEVVNGLAEQEYRPTLGLIPAGTTNDFARALGIPRDIEAACDILCDGQTRPIDIGKAGEQYFVNIAAGGTLTELTYEVPSRLKTMMGQVAYYVKGLEKLPSISPTNVRIEYDGKLYEGEIMLFLVCNTNSVGGFEKLAPKADLEDGMFDLIIIEKMSFPEFVRIGSQALRGEHIGHPKMKYVQANRIKVFVEGNMQLNLDGEYGGMLPVEFVNLYQHFQMLAPVKK
- a CDS encoding glycosyl hydrolase family 18 protein, which translates into the protein MQIYVVQQGDSIWGISQAYNISPELLIEANQLPDPTQLVLGQALVIPIWGRFHWVQSGQTLEDISRQYGVSVQELVTINQIADPGLISPGLRLYIPQQERVPIDVGAYVDLNITGPESPAAVEAVGEYLTYLQIFSYELNEDGSLTPIEDQQIINTAYENQVVPLMVITNIDEGQFSTDLVTTVLESEQLQERLLNEAIAVMNQRGYLGLDFDLEYLGEVNRERYNELMRKAQVRLDERGYFLSSALAPKVRADMPGVLYEGHDYAAHGEYADFVFFMTYEWGWTGGPPMAVAPLPQVREVIEYAASEVPNDKIMMGIPLYGYDWTLPFEPGVTRARAIDHQEAIELALTYNADIEYDPVAQSPHFNYVDEEGLEHEVWFEDARSMQAKFDLVKELGLRGFYYWVLGWEFPQNWLLIEDNFIVNKRV
- a CDS encoding GntP family permease, with the translated sequence MDIQISSFGTLIGLTLTIILIIKHVNPPYAMMLGALVGGLIGGLPIPETVQVMIQGAQGMTGVVLRVLAAGVLAGVLIESGAAKRIAESIVNGLGETKALLAITGATMILTGVGVFIGVAVLTVAPIALAIAKRANMSKFAVLLAISGGGKAGNIISPNPNTIAAAEAFQVPLTSVMVAGVIPALGGAAITYLIAKKLVNKGSSISDVDVPEQQQETELPSLGASLSGPAFAIFLLLLQPLFGWFIDPLFALPIGGIVGAIIMKKGREINRYATSGLEKMSGVAILLIGTGTLAGVIAHSAIIDVILSAIDSMGLPAYALAPIAGVTMSAATGSTAAATAVAGNVFAPIILELGIQALAGAAMVHAGATVLDHLPHGTYFHITRGSVNMGMVERFKLLPYETVIGLVIVIISTLLFGVFALSF
- the ybaK gene encoding Cys-tRNA(Pro) deacylase, encoding MSKVKTNAMRMLDSKKIDYHILTYSHDDGLIDGVSVAKKVERDPSIVYKTLVAKGSSNSINVYVIPVEAELNLKKAAKSSGEKKVEMVPVKDILALTGYIRGGCSPIGMKKLYPTYIDNAANELSNIIVSGGKIGLQIELSVQSLQDITNAEIADIT